A window from Pelagicoccus sp. SDUM812003 encodes these proteins:
- the mgtE gene encoding magnesium transporter — METTDQPASKFDDLLDALTAAVASEDALRCVEVIKQADVDDTAKLVDRLDHEDRRSLFGLLAPKNAAELLEHVHYSQGASIIEDLAPEAAAPILARLDSDDRVDLLNEMHEDDSEAILEVLKVDVAEETRRFMAFPDGTAGSIMYSEYVSFHRKATVEGILQDIRAKREKYLEYGVQYAYVLDRGRRLVGVLPVRNLLFATPDQSASDIMIPNPITVSPETSVIDLAHLFEQHHFLGLPVVDDSGRLLGIVDREASTEALQEAATEDLLKIQGLMGKEELRSMPLMVRSRRRLAWLSINIVLNLIAASVIAFHQDTLEAVIALAVFLPIISDMSGCSGNQAVAVSMRELSLELISPKEFGRVFLKESSVGLINGLCLGLLIGGLAWLWKGNPYLGAVVGTALALNTTIAVCVGGLVPLLLKAFKQDPALASGPILTTVTDMCGFLLVLGLASLALPWLI, encoded by the coding sequence ATGGAAACCACTGACCAACCCGCATCCAAGTTCGACGATCTTCTTGACGCTCTCACCGCGGCTGTCGCCTCGGAAGACGCTCTCCGCTGCGTCGAAGTGATCAAGCAAGCAGATGTCGACGACACGGCCAAGCTCGTGGACCGCCTCGATCATGAGGACCGCCGTTCGCTTTTCGGCCTGCTCGCGCCGAAAAACGCCGCCGAGCTGCTCGAGCACGTGCATTACTCTCAAGGCGCCTCCATCATCGAGGATCTGGCTCCAGAAGCCGCCGCCCCCATCCTGGCTCGGCTCGACAGCGATGATCGAGTCGACCTGCTCAACGAAATGCACGAGGACGACTCGGAGGCGATTTTGGAAGTCCTCAAAGTCGACGTCGCCGAGGAGACCCGCCGTTTCATGGCCTTCCCCGACGGAACGGCCGGCTCGATCATGTACAGCGAGTATGTCTCTTTCCACCGAAAGGCCACGGTCGAAGGCATCCTGCAAGACATCCGAGCGAAGCGGGAAAAGTATCTGGAATACGGCGTGCAGTACGCCTACGTGCTGGACCGGGGCCGTCGACTGGTCGGCGTGCTGCCGGTGCGCAACCTCCTTTTCGCCACGCCGGATCAAAGCGCGTCCGACATCATGATCCCCAATCCGATCACGGTCAGTCCGGAGACTTCCGTGATCGATCTGGCTCACCTTTTCGAGCAACACCATTTCCTCGGACTGCCGGTAGTGGACGATTCCGGCCGCCTTCTCGGGATTGTGGACAGGGAGGCTTCGACGGAAGCCCTGCAGGAGGCGGCGACCGAGGACTTGCTGAAGATCCAGGGACTCATGGGTAAAGAGGAGCTGCGCTCGATGCCGCTCATGGTGCGTAGCCGTCGCCGGCTGGCCTGGCTCAGCATCAACATCGTGCTCAACCTCATCGCCGCCAGCGTCATCGCCTTCCATCAGGACACCTTAGAGGCGGTCATCGCCTTGGCCGTGTTTCTGCCAATCATTTCGGACATGTCCGGGTGTTCTGGAAATCAGGCCGTGGCCGTCTCCATGCGGGAGCTCTCGTTGGAGCTCATCAGCCCCAAGGAATTCGGCCGCGTTTTCCTGAAGGAATCCTCGGTCGGCCTGATCAATGGGCTTTGCCTCGGACTTCTTATCGGAGGCCTGGCTTGGCTGTGGAAAGGCAATCCCTACCTTGGCGCCGTGGTCGGGACCGCGCTCGCTCTGAACACCACCATCGCCGTCTGCGTGGGCGGTCTCGTTCCCCTCCTGCTCAAGGCATTCAAGCAAGATCCCGCCCTCGCGTCCGGCCCCATCCTGACCACCGTGACCGACATGTGCGGCTTCCTCTTGGTGCTGGGCCTCGCCTCGCTTGCTCTCCCCTGGCTCATTTGA
- a CDS encoding SUMF1/EgtB/PvdO family nonheme iron enzyme, whose amino-acid sequence MFRSIVMALSCCLGVRLCQAATAQSTTSPLNWELTLSELSDLAREAYDLWLAEHLSESQFEQPSFTNLESDPDGDGQSNFFEFVADLNPVDRDLRFHLEFKEGDVTRLRFWPLREGVSCEIAYSLDGKSWSVLDEDLVSRFGDEAAADVSSLPDGALYSVKLAGGLPATYRLIEAGVFYMGSPEDEEGRSTSETRHEVTLTRSFRIGRTEVTNGQVVKILNWALEEGLIDVDEETGSVRNQEGDPQPLLYYDNRYTPIRFDGDSFVVQRGYENYPSGRISRYGALAYCHYLTRMEGGVQQAVDLATWRVDFRKTGYRLPTEAEWEYACRAGTTTARYADLESAGWYRENSGSRAHEVGQKLANPWGLYDTHGNLFEWVYDGFVEFDEEPAVDPVLSGEGVYVFKGGNYFASARYSRSAHRGWNSPDTMRDDFGFRVAATSGLETIPYVDAGKDAQAIDEDGNGSATVALDGSQSKDPDGSIVSWKWSWPGGAASGARVEVAMPVGVNEVTLSVTDDESNQSSDTITVIVYEYVPPQIGQVVVPAGSFVMGSPSTEIGRVGGRVETQHQVTLTRDVSIGRTEVTNAEFVEVYNWALMNGLLLVAPGGVANAEGDSQTLMRFEDTNGQVYPGPTGFEYAVGKGAYPCVGVSWYGAMAYCSYRSRMENDESLAVDLSDWTIDLESTGYRLPTEAEWEYACRAGVNTAFYTGEIKETGRTRLDESLDQAGWYAGNSSGRIFPVGQKAANAFGLFDMHGNVWEWCFDSEGDYDGDAIDPTGAGAESIYRILRGGSWDAAAKDCRSAKRHWTFPWNRHETLGFRVVKSIP is encoded by the coding sequence ATGTTTCGATCGATAGTCATGGCCTTGTCGTGTTGCTTGGGCGTTCGTCTTTGCCAGGCAGCAACCGCGCAGTCGACGACTTCGCCACTGAATTGGGAGTTGACGCTGAGCGAGCTGAGCGACTTGGCTCGGGAAGCGTACGATCTTTGGTTGGCGGAGCATTTGAGCGAATCGCAATTTGAACAACCCTCGTTTACAAACTTGGAGTCGGATCCGGATGGCGATGGACAAAGCAATTTTTTCGAATTCGTAGCCGATCTGAATCCCGTGGATCGCGACCTGCGCTTTCATTTGGAGTTCAAGGAAGGCGACGTAACGCGGCTTAGGTTCTGGCCGTTGCGGGAAGGAGTGAGCTGCGAAATCGCATACAGTTTGGATGGGAAGTCTTGGTCTGTCTTGGATGAGGATCTGGTTTCCAGGTTTGGCGACGAGGCTGCTGCCGATGTCAGCTCGTTGCCGGACGGAGCGCTCTATTCGGTCAAACTGGCCGGCGGTCTGCCTGCGACCTATCGTTTGATCGAGGCGGGCGTTTTCTACATGGGCTCGCCTGAGGATGAGGAAGGTCGGTCGACGAGCGAAACCCGACACGAGGTTACATTGACCCGTTCGTTTCGCATCGGCCGCACGGAAGTCACCAACGGACAGGTGGTGAAGATTTTGAATTGGGCTCTCGAAGAAGGCCTGATCGATGTGGATGAAGAGACGGGTTCGGTGCGAAACCAGGAAGGCGACCCGCAACCGCTGCTGTACTACGACAATCGATACACGCCAATTCGTTTCGACGGAGATTCGTTTGTCGTTCAGCGTGGATACGAGAACTATCCTTCTGGCCGCATCAGTCGCTACGGAGCATTGGCCTACTGTCATTATTTGACGCGTATGGAGGGCGGAGTGCAACAGGCCGTGGACCTTGCGACGTGGCGTGTGGACTTTCGGAAAACGGGATACCGCCTGCCGACGGAAGCCGAGTGGGAATACGCTTGCCGGGCGGGGACCACCACAGCGCGCTACGCGGATCTGGAATCGGCTGGCTGGTACCGCGAAAACAGTGGGAGCCGAGCTCACGAAGTCGGGCAGAAGCTAGCGAACCCTTGGGGCCTGTACGACACGCATGGAAACCTGTTCGAATGGGTCTATGATGGGTTCGTCGAATTCGATGAGGAACCAGCTGTAGATCCGGTTTTGAGCGGCGAGGGCGTTTATGTTTTCAAGGGTGGAAACTACTTCGCGTCGGCGCGATACAGCCGCTCGGCCCATCGCGGCTGGAACTCGCCGGACACGATGCGTGACGATTTCGGTTTCCGCGTAGCGGCCACTTCCGGCTTGGAAACGATTCCCTACGTTGATGCGGGAAAGGATGCGCAAGCGATCGACGAGGATGGGAACGGTTCGGCGACGGTCGCATTGGATGGGTCGCAGTCTAAGGATCCGGATGGAAGCATCGTTTCCTGGAAATGGAGCTGGCCCGGTGGGGCTGCCAGCGGGGCGAGGGTGGAAGTGGCGATGCCAGTCGGCGTGAACGAGGTAACGCTTTCCGTTACGGACGATGAGAGTAACCAAAGTTCTGATACGATCACGGTCATCGTATACGAATACGTGCCGCCGCAGATTGGGCAGGTCGTCGTGCCCGCAGGTTCCTTTGTGATGGGTTCGCCCTCGACCGAAATTGGCCGCGTCGGTGGTCGGGTTGAAACGCAGCATCAAGTGACGCTAACCCGCGACGTTTCAATCGGCCGCACGGAAGTGACCAACGCCGAATTCGTCGAAGTCTACAACTGGGCGTTGATGAACGGCCTGCTGCTCGTTGCTCCGGGTGGAGTTGCCAATGCGGAGGGCGATTCGCAAACGCTGATGCGATTCGAGGATACCAATGGGCAGGTTTATCCTGGTCCAACGGGATTTGAATACGCGGTAGGAAAGGGGGCCTATCCTTGCGTTGGTGTGAGCTGGTATGGGGCTATGGCCTATTGTAGCTATCGATCTCGTATGGAAAACGACGAGTCGCTTGCCGTCGATTTGAGTGACTGGACGATCGATCTCGAGTCGACCGGTTATCGACTTCCAACGGAAGCCGAGTGGGAGTATGCGTGTCGCGCGGGAGTGAATACAGCGTTTTATACTGGTGAAATCAAGGAGACCGGGAGGACCCGCCTGGATGAGAGCCTCGACCAGGCGGGATGGTACGCGGGCAACAGCTCGGGGCGCATCTTTCCTGTCGGACAGAAGGCGGCCAACGCATTCGGCTTATTCGATATGCACGGCAACGTATGGGAGTGGTGTTTCGATAGCGAGGGCGACTATGACGGCGACGCTATCGATCCGACCGGCGCCGGAGCCGAATCGATCTATCGTATACTGCGTGGTGGTTCCTGGGACGCGGCCGCAAAAGACTGCCGATCAGCGAAACGACATTGGACCTTCCCTTGGAACCGGCATGAGACGCTCGGTTTCCGAGTCGTAAAAAGCATCCCCTGA
- a CDS encoding phage tail sheath C-terminal domain-containing protein: protein MPHRIYRTPGVYVKEIGLLPPSIEPIRTAVPAFIGYTPRCETHGKPYRYEPTKIASLQEFVRIFGRAHDPEENGSSRPSFHLKPGSSPSSVDLINLHGSTHSILPDAGTIYYLFDSLRLFYDNGGGDAYIVSTGPYGKPDGAPATDPRSIVNRNVRLSELQTGLAALESKTEPTLTLCPDAALLSPTENASLMQSMLQQNARTLSAVSILDVSEGRAPESSSYLNGIAAYRSRVGNQNLSFGLAYYPFLQANVVRADEIDARNLFGGDPSLLEPVLSPPHRPNRDAAKLLGLMTRSSRDPDLLREYDQKLESASDAYRQIKAGVREAANRLPPSGAIAGAIVKTDQRRGVWKAPANIALTSVSGVTINLSSSQQAPLNIDPQGGKSINAIRAFSWRGTLVWGARTLAGNDPELRYIPARRTLLFIEQSVDRGLQPFVFKPNDASTWSSIRNAIEAFLRDLWRDGAFAGYTERDAFSVRCGLGSTMTAADISAHRIRIQIAVALQRPAEFSIISLSLNLRSAP, encoded by the coding sequence TTGCCTCATCGCATCTACAGAACTCCCGGCGTCTACGTGAAGGAGATCGGCCTGCTCCCGCCATCGATCGAGCCTATCCGCACCGCCGTTCCCGCATTCATCGGCTACACCCCACGGTGCGAAACCCACGGAAAGCCCTACCGCTACGAGCCCACCAAGATCGCTTCGCTGCAAGAGTTCGTGCGCATTTTCGGGCGGGCCCACGATCCCGAGGAAAACGGCTCGAGCAGGCCGAGCTTTCACCTGAAGCCGGGGAGCTCGCCGTCCTCAGTCGACCTCATCAACCTCCACGGAAGCACGCATTCGATCCTGCCCGATGCGGGGACCATCTACTACCTCTTCGACAGCCTGCGACTCTTTTATGACAACGGGGGCGGCGACGCCTACATCGTCTCAACCGGTCCCTACGGAAAGCCAGACGGAGCCCCGGCGACCGACCCTCGGTCCATCGTGAACCGGAACGTGCGCCTCTCCGAACTGCAGACCGGCCTCGCAGCTCTCGAGTCGAAAACCGAGCCGACGCTCACCCTTTGCCCCGACGCTGCCCTGCTCTCGCCGACAGAGAACGCCAGCCTCATGCAAAGCATGTTGCAGCAAAACGCCCGGACACTCTCGGCCGTGAGCATTCTCGACGTCAGCGAGGGCCGAGCCCCCGAGTCCTCCAGCTACCTAAACGGGATCGCCGCGTACCGCTCCCGCGTGGGAAACCAAAACCTAAGCTTCGGCTTAGCCTACTACCCGTTTCTTCAGGCCAACGTCGTTCGAGCGGACGAGATCGATGCGCGCAACCTGTTTGGCGGCGACCCTTCGCTCCTGGAACCCGTCCTCAGCCCCCCTCACCGCCCGAATCGCGATGCCGCCAAGCTCCTGGGCCTGATGACTCGTTCGAGCCGCGACCCAGACCTGCTGCGCGAGTACGACCAAAAACTGGAGAGCGCCAGCGACGCCTACCGGCAAATCAAAGCAGGCGTCAGAGAAGCGGCCAACCGCCTGCCCCCAAGCGGGGCTATCGCCGGAGCCATCGTAAAAACCGATCAGCGCCGCGGCGTCTGGAAAGCTCCCGCCAACATCGCCCTAACAAGCGTTTCCGGTGTCACGATCAACCTGTCCAGCTCTCAGCAAGCTCCGCTCAACATCGACCCCCAGGGCGGAAAATCCATCAACGCCATCCGCGCCTTCTCGTGGCGCGGCACCCTTGTCTGGGGAGCGAGAACCCTCGCCGGAAACGATCCTGAACTGCGCTACATCCCGGCCCGACGAACGCTTCTCTTCATCGAGCAATCCGTTGATCGCGGTCTCCAGCCCTTCGTCTTCAAACCCAACGACGCCAGCACCTGGTCCAGCATTCGCAACGCTATCGAAGCCTTTCTGCGGGACCTTTGGCGAGACGGAGCGTTCGCCGGCTACACGGAACGTGACGCTTTCAGCGTCCGCTGCGGCCTAGGCAGCACCATGACCGCCGCCGATATCAGCGCCCATCGCATCCGTATCCAAATCGCGGTTGCGCTGCAGCGGCCCGCCGAGTTCTCCATCATCTCTTTGTCGCTCAACCTGCGTTCCGCCCCCTAG